A genomic region of Castor canadensis chromosome 16, mCasCan1.hap1v2, whole genome shotgun sequence contains the following coding sequences:
- the Fabp6 gene encoding gastrotropin, producing MAFHGKFEVESEKNFDEFMKRLGLSSDSIERARNFKIITEVQQDGQNFTWSQHYSGGNVITNKFTIGKESEIQTMGGKKFKATLQMEGGKIVVDFPNYHQTLEIVGDKLVEISTIGDVTYERVSKRLA from the exons ATGGCCTTCCACGGCAAGTTCGAGGTCGAGAGTGAGAAGAATTTCGATGAGTTCATGAAGCGCCTTG GTCTCTCCAGTGATTCGATCGAGAGGGCACGTAACTTCAAGATCATCACGGAGGTGCAGCAGGATGGACAGAACTTCACCTGGTCCCAGCATTACTCCGGAGGCAATGTCATAACCAACAAGTTCACCATTGGCAAGGAGAGCGAGATCCAGACCATGGGGGGCAAGAAGTTCAAG GCCACTCTGCAGATGGAGGGCGGGAAGATAGTGGTGGACTTCCCCAACTACCACCAGACCCTGGAGATCGTGGGTGACAAGCTGGTGGAG ATCTCCACCATCGGAGATGTGACCTATGAGCGCGTGAGCAAGAGGCTGGCCTGA